The genomic DNA tcactgtagcagttaaggtataatagctaatatgaagctattctaTTGGAGCAAAACAAAGgacaaaaatagctaaatgtagctaatatctCCCTTTTAGTTacattgctggagatgctcttaccAATGAGTTGCAATTCATATGGCATTTTCTACTCCCACAAAAATGGGGTGAACGGTGAGGTTTTGGGTTTCAGACCTAATGAATGCATGTGCAACTTACCAAGAATAGAAAAGGCAAAAGTTTCGCATATAGTTTCCCAATGCCAATCAAGAAATACTTGATAGACTACTGGGAGTGGCTTATAATCAATTTGTTTGCTATTGGTGTTAAAAGGTGATAGAACATTGATGATTAGGTCATGAGGAAAGGTCTTATACATTGTTATTATGTTTTTGTGACACCTTAATTGCTTGGTTTGGAAACGTTTGAGGTATCCTATAACTCGTGGGTGCTAAGAAATTAAAAGTATGACTTTGCTTATAGATTAGCTACAACTTTTTTCATTGTTAATCTTATTTGGAACATTGATCTTCTTTTATTTAGATTATTATGTAAAACAGGGTAGGTTGGAGCCTGTTCAATCATTTTTAAAGAACAATAAACGTGGACTGGGAGCAGATAAAGTAAAAAAGACAGCCAAGAAGCCTTATGATACTGCTGCGTCTAATGAGAAAAATGTCCTGGTGAGTTGGCTATATTCTATAGttccattctttctttcttcaattttcttcttattattcttcttttttgtttatggaACAAGCAAACCTTGTAGAACactatataaatataattgaaaaatgaacTCAATATGAAGAGTTGGAAAAGAAGTTCTAAGAATGGAGGGAAGGTTTTAGTTGAAGGTGTTTTTACCATGGATTTGTCAAACCATGGAAAAGTACACACATATGCTTTGACGAGATGAAAAACAAACTTTAGATGAGGGGATAGTGTAGAACGTCTTGTGTCGGtggttaaaatttttagatGCCATGTTACAAATTGAATGTTTGAGAAGGAACTCTGTATTTGAGATCCTATCTTTCCCCATATCCTCCATGGAGCCATCAAAGAGCTGGCTGCTCTCCTTCCTAAAGGTTCTCATTGTCCATGTATATGCAAGTTCTAAAAACAATTTGTCCCATATATCTGTCAACTTGATGCCACTAACAAATTTTGTGTGTGAGGAGGGTCCATTCTATGAAAGTTGGTTGATTATGAGATTCCTATCTAGATTCCTGCAAGATAGTCTATCCCCAGTAGGAAATAATGTGCTCCAAATTTGTTTTGAAGGTAAACCAGCTAGCTGTTTGTGGAGTCAAATTTAGTTTTACACCCTTTGCTTTAAGTTTTTGTCACTTTTCTCCCTTCTCCTTTGTTTAGTGTCTGCACAGTTTCATGGATTTGCTGTTTCGAACAACTAGGTGGCCTTAAGTTCAAATTTAAGACCTATTTTTTATGAGGCATTTTTCTCCCTTGAGTGGGATTCGATCGCTTCGCTCGATGGGTTTCAGGGGACACCCCCGAACCCTATTCCCCCTTCACTAAGCTATAACTCATGACCCTCCCTGAGGCTCATTTCGCTATAGCTTAGCTCGTCCCCCTGGGGGAATAGATTGTTTCGTTATGCTTGTGCCCCCAATTCGCAGGGGTTACATCGCTTCGCTTCACATAACACCAAAGATATCACTTCACTATGCTCGTGGCCCATCTAGAGATGAGTCACATTTCAGATGGTGGTAAAGTGAGACCACATAAAGAGCTATTCCTCATTTAGTCAGATTATTCAGTAAGATATAGGTTGAccctttcctttttgtttgaatCTTCATATAGAAAGCTGGGAATGAGCAGGTTGAAGAGAGTTCTAACAGGCCTTGGGAGGACTGAACCCAAGTATGTGGCAAAATACGGGGATGACTTGTGACTAGGGGTGAAAGGCCAACCAAAATCGGATGTAGCTGGTTTTCCACAAAATCTATTTCAGTAGTGTATGATGTCGATGGCCCAAGGTAGAGCACTCAATGGGCGAAAGACGCAGTCCATCTTTTCCCAATTcaattagttaaaaaaaaaaacttaaggtgGCCCTTCCAAATAACATTAGAAATAGCATAAGCACTTTGAATAAGAACTTGCCTGGAGCATGTTAAAATTGAAGCCAAAATATATATCAGAACAAAAAATAACGTTTTGGAGTTTTAGAAAAGTTCAAAAGGAAAGTATAAATACAATCTGACTTCACATAGTATAACTTATTTATGGTGTTGGCACAGCTCCTATTGCTGTTGGATCCTGTTCTGCCACACTCTGTCGGATGGTTATGAGTTAATGGTTTACAAtttcaaagagaaatgtttggttaCAACTTGTGCCTAAATTGCAATGTAACTTATCATTTGCAAATTATTCAGCTTCCAACTTCATACACGGTTATTCTGACTGCATCATCTATGTTTTTCTCAATTCTTCTGCTCTTTACCTTTGGCCACAAAGCACTCACTAATGTAGGATGATTTGCCTTCGAAGAAATGCAAGACACTCTCAAAAAGGATAAGGAAGATGCAGGAGCAAGAAAAAAGGTTGGAAGAGAAGGAATTCGAGCGGGTGTTTTATAGGGAGTTCTGGCCAGATAATGTTTGACCGAGGAATTACGCCATTTAGAGTTTGTACAGGAATTTGTTTTCTTAGTCTTTCTGTAGTAGTATAGTAGTTCATTCCGAAGGAGATGTACTGCAAAGAATTCTATTAGTTGCCAATTAATGTTTGCTTGAATTCCTGATATCAAGTTGGTTGTACGATTTTAACATCAAAATACCAGTAATTACTATTTCCTATATTTATTGTTCTGGAATAAATCTCAGAATTATGAAATA from Corylus avellana chromosome ca6, CavTom2PMs-1.0 includes the following:
- the LOC132183583 gene encoding uncharacterized protein LOC132183583 isoform X4 is translated as MAMGEESSSSYSSNNASAIDSSNIGFQLLKKHGWKEGTGLGASEQGRLEPVQSFLKNNKRGLGADKVKKTAKKPYDTAASNEKNVLKAGNEQVEESSNRPWED
- the LOC132183583 gene encoding uncharacterized protein LOC132183583 isoform X3 — its product is MNIVGIFAATEEARLERRYRSWCFRADYYVKQGRLEPVQSFLKNNKRGLGADKVKKTAKKPYDTAASNEKNVLDDLPSKKCKTLSKRIRKMQEQEKRLEEKEFERVFYREFWPDNV
- the LOC132183583 gene encoding uncharacterized protein LOC132183583 isoform X1 — its product is MAMGEESSSSYSSNNASAIDSSNIGFQLLKKHGWKEGTGLGASEQGRLEPVQSFLKNNKRGLGADKVKKTAKKPYDTAASNEKNVLDDLPSKKCKTLSKRIRKMQEQEKRLEEKEFERVFYREFWPDNV
- the LOC132183583 gene encoding uncharacterized protein LOC132183583 isoform X5, encoding MAMGEESSSSYSSNNASAIDSSNIGFQLLKKHGWKEGTGLGASEQGRLEPVQSFLKNNKRGLGADKVKKTAKKPYDTAASNEKNVLHSLM
- the LOC132183583 gene encoding uncharacterized protein LOC132183583 isoform X2; translation: MAMGEESSSSYSSNNASAIDSSNIGFQLLKKHGWKEGTGLGASEQGRLEPVQSFLKNNKRGLGADKVKKTAKKPYDTAASNEKNVLKCKTLSKRIRKMQEQEKRLEEKEFERVFYREFWPDNV